Part of the Niallia alba genome is shown below.
TTTTATATATGAATTTTATGCCTAGAGAAAGAAACAAATTTATTGTCTATTTTGTTTTTTGGGTCGCTTTTTCCGTAGCATACGAGACCTTAGCTGCTTTTGTTGGATATATAAATTATAAGGGCTGAAACTTTTGGTATACTACTTTATTTTATATGTATGCCTGCCTCTTTATGCGCTGGCACTATTGGTTCATACGAAAAGCGATTAAGAATGATTCTATGTCATAGATTGGATACTATTATGAAAGCGCTCGAAATAATGGGGTGCTTTTTATGATTTTAGGAAAGGATAAACAGGTAAAAGACACTATAGATCGGAGTAAAAAGGATGTTATTTCTTTTCGTCACAGTTATCATTTTCAACCTAATTGCTTATTTAATTCCTAAACGTATCAGTCCAATGGTTCTATTGGCTACAACATTGTTTGCCATGTATTTACAACTCATTACAGATGTCTATTTAGGCTTAAAATATCATCTATACGGATATTTCGATAAGGGTGTTAATTGGTCTACTTTAATCTATGCTTTTGGTATATATCCAGCCATTAACGTAGTATTTTTAAATTACTATCCTTATGGGAAAAAAATATATAAACATGCTATCTACATTTTGGGTTGGAGCATATTAGCAATGGGCTATGAAACGCTTTTCATTTGGACTGGAACTTTTTATTTAAATGGTTGGAAACAGTATTATTCTGTGATCGTTTATCCCATTCTTTATATTATTCTAATGGTGTTTCATAAGATCGCAGTAAAATTTATTAAACAGAGTTAGGGGAAAAAGAATTATTTATTTTGTATTTATGACTCTTTTAGCGAAAATAACCATCTCTAGTTGACTCTCCCCTAACAGGAGAGATTACACTTAATATTTGTAGCTAACTACTCAAGGAGATGGCAAATTATGTTGAAACAAAATATTACTTTATCTATCTTACTTATCAATCTATTCATTGCCTTTCTGGGCATTGG
Proteins encoded:
- a CDS encoding CBO0543 family protein, with amino-acid sequence MLFLFVTVIIFNLIAYLIPKRISPMVLLATTLFAMYLQLITDVYLGLKYHLYGYFDKGVNWSTLIYAFGIYPAINVVFLNYYPYGKKIYKHAIYILGWSILAMGYETLFIWTGTFYLNGWKQYYSVIVYPILYIILMVFHKIAVKFIKQS